Proteins from one Candidatus Methylomirabilota bacterium genomic window:
- a CDS encoding uracil-DNA glycosylase has product MSASAESGLLDLARRIVACRRCPRLVRHRELVALHPPPRYAGQDYWARPLPGFGDPAARVLLVGLAPAAHGGNRTGRMFTGDRSGDWLFRALHEVGMASQPTSTHAGDGLELIDAYITATARCAPPANKPTIAEMKRCQPFLLEELRLLSRVRIVVALGKIGWDAYLRSRPARGLGLPRPLPRFGHGAEVRLPDDGIVLLGTFHPSQQNTFTGKLTRTMLRSVFARARGLAQRA; this is encoded by the coding sequence ATCAGCGCCTCCGCTGAGTCCGGCCTCCTCGACCTCGCCCGACGCATCGTCGCCTGCCGTCGCTGTCCACGACTCGTCCGCCATCGCGAGCTCGTCGCCCTGCACCCGCCGCCGCGTTATGCCGGACAGGACTACTGGGCCCGTCCGCTCCCCGGATTCGGTGATCCCGCGGCGCGCGTGCTGCTGGTCGGGCTGGCCCCCGCGGCGCACGGCGGCAACCGCACCGGACGCATGTTCACGGGCGACCGCAGCGGCGACTGGCTGTTCCGGGCGCTCCACGAGGTCGGCATGGCGAGCCAGCCCACGTCGACCCACGCCGGCGATGGGCTCGAGCTGATCGACGCCTACATCACGGCGACCGCCAGGTGCGCTCCGCCGGCCAACAAGCCGACGATCGCGGAGATGAAGCGGTGCCAGCCGTTCCTGCTGGAGGAGCTGCGCCTGCTGTCGCGCGTGCGGATCGTGGTCGCGCTGGGCAAGATCGGGTGGGACGCGTACCTGCGGAGCCGCCCGGCGCGCGGGCTCGGGCTCCCGCGTCCGCTGCCCCGCTTCGGACACGGCGCGGAGGTTCGGCTGCCCGACGACGGGATCGTCCTGCTCGGCACCTTTCATCCCAGCCAGCAGAACACCTTCACCGGCAAGCTCACCCGCACGATGCTGCGCTCGGTCTTCGCCCGGGCGCGAGGTCTGGCCCAGCGCGCCTAG